The following are from one region of the Littorina saxatilis isolate snail1 unplaced genomic scaffold, US_GU_Lsax_2.0 scaffold_403, whole genome shotgun sequence genome:
- the LOC138957249 gene encoding uncharacterized protein: MESESEDQKTLFYSLLEAHIRSLDDSKRECFCIAQEKYTKIVKALQLNKGQQCPEGAKFKYRCAKHYKLQVVGARTMLCCQKTNCPVVTREELFATIARCHVHVGHGGRDKTWAEIKANYAGVHHSAVSVFLKTCPSCRQRQVVKSLPSGKAMINLSFLLRVQIDLIDFRSRPDRDFKWILHARDCFSKFSWAYPLESKTAAEVAGHLFDQFCTFGPPRLLQSDNGREFTANVIREVCDLWPGTVIIHGRPRHPESQGCIERGNGDLQLKLGKWMDTNGPQWSRGLKSVVHSINTSVSSATGTTPYELVFGQKPRSDQAVWEEFAAQGIVREEDLPNDLLVMLPTMRQEGAVVQSVSEEDAVIESLSQEGAVVESLSQEGAVVESLSQEGAVVQSVSEEDAVVESLSQEGAVVESLSQEGAVVESLSQEGAVVESLNHDGAVVQSVWLDNVGRVVLSQEDTAVSQRSAVVQSGSQSDISCEDDERITVWSEVVFDTVLQPVNNSLPTPGPSTAGADRSSEAVNFQDPLGPSLSTPEQHATGAGGSSLGIVENVDSPSTSSTTCTSHKRGKEYLLLSDNVIVCSGTEHTNLDVVHGVKVTKTTHAVFSVDEVFVPTHVPTIANPMNEPLEVGQFVLWKRTATVQNEEGNTAHKEKRLVARNNYLKAARRQDTRYQKKVKDVTQSFQNGHTVGVKIHSADRTNTDVRLLTCKILESKMRGGDSVYRVYCPTGIVKNWFRGVELVDMSSVVLPHLNVVNPQTLKEVSLIQASRSSTGWQNRGAVARSVCTCTGACMTKRCPCKDAKLACGTKCHPHSKKCKNMS, from the exons ATGGAGTCCGAGTCAGAGGATCAGAAAACTctgttttattctcttttagAAGCACACATACGGAGTCTTGATGACAGCAAACGAGAATGTTTCTGCATTGCCCAAGAGAAGTACACAAAAATAGTGAAAGCTCTGCAACTGAACAAGGGCCAGCAATGTCCAGAAGGTGCCAAATTCAAGTACAGGTGTGCAAAGCATTATAAATTACAAGTTGTGGGGGCAAGGACAATGCTATGTTGCCAGAAAACCAACTGCCCGGTTGTGACCAGAGAGGAATTGTTTGCGACAATTGCGCGATGTCACGTTCATGTTGGCCATGGGGGAAGGGATAAAACGTGGGCGGAAATCAAAGCAAACTACGCAGGAGTCCACCACTCAGCAGTCAGTGTGTTCCTGAAGACCTGTCCCAGCTGCAGGCAGCGCCAGGTGGTGAAATCACTTCCATCTGGAAAGGCAATGATCAATCTGTCTTTTCTACTCAGAGTCCAAATCGACCTCATTGACTTCCGCAGCAGGCCTGACAGGGACTTTAAATGGATCCTGCATGCAAGGGACTGTTTTTCGAAGTTTTCTTGGGCCTATCCCTTGGAATCCAAGACTGCAGCAGAGGTAGCAGGTCATCTGTTCGACCAATTCTGCACCTTTGGACCACCACGCCTCCTGCAGAGTGACAATGGCAGAGAATTCACGGCGAACGTGATACGTGAAGTGTGTGATCTGTGGCCTGGAACAGTGATCATCCATGGACGCCCAAGACATCCTGAAAGTCAGG GGTGCATTGAGAGGGGGAACGGAGACCTACAATTGAAACTAGGCAAATGGATGGATACCAATGGCCCACAATGGAGCAGGGGATTAAAGTCTGTGGTTCACTCAATCAACACATCAGTTTCAAGTGCAACTGGGACAACACCGTATGAACTTGTATTTGGTCAGAAACCACGTTCGGACCAAGCTGTTTGGGAGGAATTTGCAGCTCAGGGTATTGTGCGTGAAGAAGATTTGCCAAATGATCTGCTTGTTATGCTTCCCACAATGAGGCAGGAAGGTGCAGTCGTGCAGTCAGTGAGTGAGGAAGATGCAGTCATTGAGTCATTgagtcaggaaggtgcagtcgtcgagtcattgagtcaggaaggtgcagtcgtcgagtcattgagtcaggaaggtgcagtcgtGCAGTCAGTGAGTGAGGAAGATGCAGTCGTTGAGTCATTgagtcaggaaggtgcagtcgtcgagtcattgagtcaggaaggtgcagtcgtcgagtcattgagtcaggaaggtgcagtcgtTGAGTCATTGAATCATGATGGTGCAGTCGTGCAGTCAGTGTGGCTGGACAATGTGGGGCGTGTAGTTCTGAGTCAAGAAGACACAGCCGTGAGTCAGAGAAGTGCAGTTGTGCAGTCAGGGAGCCAGAGTGACATCAGCTGCGAGGACGACGAGAGAATCACTGTGTGGAGTGAAGTGGTCTTTGATACAGTTCTGCAGCCAGTCAACAATTCTTTGCCAACTCCCGGACCTTCAACTGCTG GTGCTGACCGTTCTTCAGAAGCAGTCAACTTTCAGGATCCTCTCGGACCTTCTCTCAGCACTCCTGAGCAGCATGCCACTG GTGCTGGTGGTTCTTCTCTCGGCATTGTAGAAAACGTGGATTCACCAAGTACATCATCTACTACCTGTACCAGCCACAAGCGAGGAAAGGAGTATCTTCTTTTGAGCGACAACGTCATCGTTTGTTCTGGCACAGAGCACACAAATCTTGACGTTGTGCATGGTGTGAAAGTGACTAAAACCACTCATGCTGTGTTTTCTGTTGACGAAGTGTTCGTTCCTACACATGTGCCTACAATTGCCAACCCTATGAATGAACCATTAGAAGTAGGACAGTTTGTGTTGTGGAAACGCACTGCAACAGTGCAAAATGAAGAAGGGAACACGGCTCACAAGGAGAAGCGACTTGTTGCCAGAAATAACTATTTGAAGGCTGCCAGACGTCAAGACACGAGGTACCAAAAGAAGGTAAAAGACGTGACCCAATCATTCCAAAACGGGCACACTGTCGGAGTGAAAATCCACAGTGCCGACAGGACCAACACTGACGTGCGGCTCTTGACCTGCAAGATTCTGGAATCAAAGATGAGGGGCGGTGATTCTGTCTATCGGGTGTATTGCCCGACTGGAATTGTTAAAAACTGGTTTCGGGGGGTGGAGCTTGTGGACATGAGCAGTGTGGTCCTCCCACATCTCAATGTGGTAAACCCACAGACTCTTAAGGAAGTGTCCCTCATTCAAGCCTCCAGGTCATCAACTGGTTGGCAAAACCGTGGAGCTGTCGCCAGGTCCGTCTGTACGTGCACAGGCGCGTGCATGACAAAGAGGTGTCCGTGCAAAGATGCCAAACTTGCATGTGGCACCAAATGCCACCCGCACAGCAAGAAATGCAAGAACATGTCCTGA
- the LOC138957247 gene encoding uncharacterized protein, whose product MLGFVSAAIGLPSLVPEKVKAKIWAGEYIDLQTLLPSKSQDSFRLEITGGEGTPTLQIMPNQQQAKLTLAMWIKAWNRFVAVLSLHKPHLTAGLAQHMETVMSLVEKQAGWESYDENFRQMVARGDAKWGSTHLELYMKAVLDHRVVYQQQQQQQQQPHTEQNARNPRGTCYTYHDKGHCMAGADCKFQHKCYWCLGAHPASRCRAPQSDRPKVIPRFQNGQPVTTISPATASGSGMGRNNNYH is encoded by the coding sequence ATGCTAGGCTTCGTGTCTGCGGCCATCGGGCTACCGTCTCTTGTGCCCGAGAAAGTAAAGGCAAAAATCTGGGCGGGTGAATATATAGACCTCCAAACATTACTCCCTTCTAAAAGTCAAGACAGTTTTCGGCTAGAAATAACAGGTGGCGAGGGTACTCCCACCTTGCAGATTATGCCTAATCAACAGCAGGCTAAGTTGACTCTAGCCATGTGGATAAAAGCATGGAATCGCTTTGTGGCGGTCCTTAGCCTACACAAGCCCCACCTGACCGCAGGTCTTGCCCAGCATATGGAGACGGTGATGTCTCTGGTAGAGAAGCAAGCTGGCTGGGAGAGCTATGACGAAAACTTTCGGCAAATGGTCGCCAGAGGGGATGCTAAGTGGGGCTCTACTCATCTAGAGCTCTACATGAAGGCGGTGCTGGACCACCGGGTTGtctatcagcagcagcagcagcagcagcagcagccccATACCGAGCAGAATGCTCGAAACCCACGTGGTACATGCTACACGTACCATGACAAGGGGCACTGCATGGCTGGAGCTGATTGTAAGTTTCAGCACAAATGCTATTGGTGTCTGGGGGCCCATCCGGCTTCTCGCTGCCGGGCCCCTCAGTCTGACAGACCTAAAGTCATACCCAGGTTTCAAAACGGTCAACCGGTTACAACCATTTCCCCTGCCACCGCTTCAGGAAGCGGCATGGGTCGTAACAACAACTATCACTAA